Sequence from the Burkholderia sp. GAS332 genome:
TGAACGCACTGAACGAACCACCAGGAGCCCTCCCATGAAACTGAATCGACTGTTGTCCCTCGCATGCGTCACGTTTGCGGTGACGTTTGCCGGCTTTTCCGGTGCGGCGTCCGCCCAAACGCCGGACGTGCTGAACGTCGCCACCGACGCGACTTTCCCGCCGATGGAATACACGGAAAACGGAGCGCGCGTCGGTTTCGACGTCGACATGATGAATGCGCTCGCGAAAGCCATGGGCAAACGCGTGCAATGGACCGATATCGACTTCAAAGGGCTGATTCCGGGCTTGATCGCGCATCGGTTCGACGCGGCGATCTCCGGCATCTACATCACCGATGAGCGCGCGAAAGTGGTCGACTTCACCGACTCGTACTACGCGGGCGGTCTCGTCGCGCTGGTGAAAACCGATTCGCCGATCAAGTCGATTGCCGACCTGAACGGCAAGAAAGTGTCGGTCCAGGTTGGCACGAAGTCGGTCAACTTCCTGCGCGACAATTTTCCGCAAATCAACCGCGTCGAAGTCGAGAAGAATCAGGAGATGTTCGACCTGGTCGGTATCGGCCGTGCCGACGCTGCCGTGACCGGCAAGCCGGCCGCCTATCAGCTCGTGAAGACGCGCGGCGGTTTCCGCGTGCTCGACAAGCCGCTGACGACCGAAGCCTACGGCATCGCCGTGCGCAAGGACGAACCGCAACTGAAGGCGGCATTCAACACGGCGCTGGCGAAGATTAA
This genomic interval carries:
- a CDS encoding amino acid ABC transporter substrate-binding protein, PAAT family, which produces MKLNRLLSLACVTFAVTFAGFSGAASAQTPDVLNVATDATFPPMEYTENGARVGFDVDMMNALAKAMGKRVQWTDIDFKGLIPGLIAHRFDAAISGIYITDERAKVVDFTDSYYAGGLVALVKTDSPIKSIADLNGKKVSVQVGTKSVNFLRDNFPQINRVEVEKNQEMFDLVGIGRADAAVTGKPAAYQLVKTRGGFRVLDKPLTTEAYGIAVRKDEPQLKAAFNTALAKIKADGTYAAIVKKWFGATAQ